The following proteins are co-located in the Apis mellifera strain DH4 linkage group LG9, Amel_HAv3.1, whole genome shotgun sequence genome:
- the LOC107964944 gene encoding uncharacterized protein LOC107964944 yields MVAIVASYGKGRRSVSSSLENFPPYQRPVWHPPLYEQHRSFRELPSKTQQYPPYRQRSNRQDIPPPRPAEQSPFRDQPYQDYPSNRYRPSYYEIDPSFKNVSDLHGPSSYFADASSYRYHQERDHQIPYAGKQPSYHYQDDRQSFRDDYRFPDHYDKINHYKEQSGQQQVESFGRDPEYLKHGNHGLGYAFVPPISPYENPLPLNEETSTTMAPTTTSQPLLQSTTAAAITQVHTSPTSEPKMAPLKPLYTPTMPPVKAATDRPADHTATTRAPTPLISTVTAKLADSTSTENSLPVTATEPPIVSFGRQSAAPVEFPTVKFTLPTSYYLPSSSKEKLQQSVLSYLLSQHSKDSVKSILPTSHELSDTLNNSLNGKLQGAVLNYVVPEESKDSLKSTLQNSLLNYLLQQQSGHGSTFQQPSLFEATSNHVPLTPIVDRPKMALPSIPIAALSPVSRPFSQAINYIPISMPKVSPFAGTQVSSPGLQLDINSFPRIDKLQDTSLQPTGLTSSVFNSLPGGLNGGISGSISEGVSTGVPTLNLGQNFQYLGQVRPFEPARSQPYSTGLQLQLGGFGGMDYSLRTTNPAPRSTNLGITKLGLSLPEFPRFLRPTIPASYVL; encoded by the exons ATGGTGGCGATCGTCGCCTCATACgggaaagggagaagaagCGTCTCGTCGAGTTTGGAAAACTTTCCGCCTTATCAAAGACCCGTTTGGCATCCACCTTTGTACGAGCAACACCGTTCGTTCAGGGAGCTTCCGTCGAAAACGCAACAGTATCCACCGTACAGGCAACGATCCAATAGGCAGGATATACCACCGCCTCGCCCTGCCGAACAGTCGCCTTTCAGGGATCAACCGTATCAAGATTACCCGTCGAACAGATACCGTCCATCCTATTACGAAATCGATCCATCCTTTAAAAACGTTTCGGACTTGCACGGCCCGTCCTCGTACTTCGCCGACGCATCTTCGTATAGGTATCATCAAGAGAGGGATCATCAGATACCGTACGCGGGTAAACAGCCCTCGTATCATTATCAAGACGATCGGCAATCCTTTCGCGATGATTACCGATTCCCAGATCACTACGACAAGATTAACCATTACAAAGAACAATCGGGGCAGCAACAGGTCGAATCGTTTGGCAGGGATCCGGAATATTTGAAGCACG GAAACCATGGTCTCGGATATGCGTTTGTGCCACCCATTTCACCGTACGAGAACCCACTACCATTGAACGAGGAAACATCGACGACGATGGCACCGACCACCACCTCCCAGCCATTGCTCCAGTCCACCACCGCTGCGGCTATCACCCAAGTTCATACGTCTCCAACTTCCGAGCCGAAAATGGCTCCTCTCAAGCCTTTATATACACCGACCATGCCACCCGTCAAAGCAGCCACCGATAGG CCGGCTGACCACACCGCCACCACGCGCGCACCAACCCCCCTAATTTCTACGGTGACGGCGAAATTGGCCGATTCGACGAGCACCGAGAACAGCTTACCTGTCACGGCCACGGAACCACCGATCGTATCTTTCGGACGACA GTCAGCGGCTCCAGTCGAGTTTCCAACGGTCAAATTCACTTTGCCAACGTCTTATTACCTGCCTTCAAGCTCAAAGGAGAAGCTGCAGCAATCTGTGCTCAGCTACCTGTTATCGCAACACTCGAAAGACTCGGTGAAAAGCATCTTACCCACGAGCCACGAATTATCAGATACTTTAAACAACAGTCTGAACGGCAAACTGCAAGGCGCGGTGTTGAATTACGTGGTTCCAGAAGAATCGAAGGACTCGTTGAAGAGCACGTTGCAGAATTCGTTGTTGAACTATCTCCTCCAGCAACAATCCGGCCACGGATCCACGTTTCAACAACCTTCCCTGTTCGAGGCGACTTCGAATCACGTCCCGTTGACGCCGATCGTCGACAGGCCGAAGATGGCACTGCCGAGCATACCGATCGCTGCCTTGTCACCGGTTTCTCGCCCGTTCTCGCAAGCGATAAACTACATCCCGATATCGATGCCAAAAGTGTCCCCGTTCGCGGGTACTCAAGTCTCGTCCCCCGGCCTCCAGTTAGATATAAACTCTTTCCCGAGAATCGATAAACTTCAAG ACACGAGTTTGCAACCCACCGGCCTGACCTCGAGCGTGTTCAACAGTTTACCTGGGGGGTTAAACGGCGGCATAAGTGGTAGCATATCCGAGGGCGTATCAACTGGCGTACCAACTTTGAACTTGGGCcagaatttccaatatttaggCCAGGTGCGACCGTTTGAACCGGCGAGGAGTCAACCGTATTCCACAG GATTGCAGTTACAGCTGGGCGGTTTCGGAGGGATGGATTACTCGTTGCGCACCACTAATCCTGCCCCACGTTCCACCAACCTGGGCATTACAAAATTGGGCTTAAGTTTGCCAGAATTTCCACGCTTCCTACGTCCCACGATACCGGCTTCCTACGTTCTCTGA